Proteins encoded by one window of Cyclobacteriaceae bacterium:
- a CDS encoding amidohydrolase family protein, producing the protein MKILPALIVAFIALSSSLYAQDKPEEPQMDFEAYDPPSTLVVPENRVTRAKFPFIDIHNHQAYMTSPGTLAKLVAEMDKLNMGVMINLSGRGFRGSGDHLERSMDTINRFYPKRFVLFTNVDFSSIDQPDWQARTVKQLEDDVRRGAMGLKIYKSLGMNNRDSKGNRIAVDDPRIDPIWAKCGELNIPVLIHTADPKSFWDPMDANNERWLELKTHPRRQRSETDPAPWEQLIREQHNVFKKHPKTKFINAHMGWYPNDLKKLSELLEAMPNMYVEIGAVIAELGRQPRTARDFMIKYQDRILFGKDSWVPEEYETYFRVLETADEYFPYHKRYHAFWRMYGLGLPDEVLKKVYYKNALKLLPKVDKTQFPK; encoded by the coding sequence ATGAAAATACTTCCTGCCCTAATAGTTGCTTTTATCGCTTTGTCCAGCAGCCTATATGCCCAAGACAAACCGGAGGAACCCCAAATGGATTTTGAAGCGTACGATCCGCCCTCAACATTGGTGGTTCCGGAGAATAGAGTTACGCGCGCAAAATTTCCATTTATTGATATTCATAATCATCAGGCGTACATGACTTCGCCAGGCACGTTGGCTAAGTTGGTTGCTGAAATGGATAAGTTGAATATGGGCGTCATGATTAATTTAAGTGGTCGCGGATTTCGTGGAAGTGGTGATCACCTCGAGCGATCCATGGACACGATTAACCGGTTTTACCCCAAGCGATTTGTACTCTTTACCAACGTTGATTTCAGCAGCATTGATCAACCCGATTGGCAGGCACGAACCGTAAAGCAATTGGAAGATGATGTGAGGCGTGGTGCCATGGGTTTAAAAATTTATAAAAGCCTGGGAATGAATAACCGCGACAGCAAAGGCAACCGCATTGCCGTGGATGATCCGCGCATTGATCCCATCTGGGCAAAATGTGGTGAATTAAACATACCCGTATTGATTCACACAGCCGATCCAAAATCGTTTTGGGATCCGATGGACGCCAATAATGAAAGGTGGTTGGAGTTAAAAACACATCCAAGACGGCAACGTTCAGAAACAGATCCTGCTCCCTGGGAACAGTTGATCCGGGAACAACACAACGTGTTTAAGAAACATCCGAAAACAAAATTCATTAACGCGCACATGGGTTGGTATCCGAACGATCTGAAAAAATTAAGTGAACTATTGGAAGCCATGCCAAACATGTATGTTGAAATAGGCGCGGTGATTGCCGAATTAGGGCGACAGCCGCGCACGGCACGCGACTTCATGATCAAGTATCAGGATCGGATTCTGTTCGGGAAAGACTCGTGGGTACCCGAAGAATACGAAACCTATTTCCGGGTACTGGAAACTGCCGATGAGTACTTTCCTTACCACAAGCGTTACCACGCCTTTTGGCGGATGTACGGGCTGGGGTTACCCGATGAGGTTTTGAAGAAAGTTTACTACAAAAACGCCTTAAAACTGCTTCCAAAAGTGGATAAAACGCAGTTTCCGAAGTGA